From one Acidimicrobiales bacterium genomic stretch:
- the nusG gene encoding transcription termination/antitermination protein NusG, whose protein sequence is MVAAPAPQESPYDRPGRWYVVHTQSGYEKKVKQNLEARTSSMNMEGRIYEVAIPTEEVIEFKGGRKVVAQKKVFPGYLLVRCRLDDDSWYVIRNTPGVTGFVGQGNKPSALRRKEVETFLQVKVEGEEIQPKRGRPRLEYEAGETVRVKEGPFADFSGEIVDINEDQLKVKVLVNIFGRETPVELEFSQVAKL, encoded by the coding sequence CTGGTCGCTGCACCCGCGCCCCAAGAGAGCCCCTACGACCGGCCCGGTCGGTGGTACGTCGTGCACACGCAGTCGGGCTATGAGAAGAAGGTCAAGCAGAACCTGGAGGCCCGCACCTCCTCGATGAACATGGAGGGCCGCATCTACGAAGTGGCCATCCCCACCGAAGAGGTCATCGAGTTCAAGGGCGGCCGCAAGGTCGTCGCCCAAAAGAAGGTCTTCCCCGGCTACCTGCTCGTCCGGTGCCGGCTCGACGACGACTCGTGGTACGTGATCCGCAACACGCCGGGTGTCACGGGCTTCGTCGGCCAGGGCAACAAGCCTTCGGCGCTGCGTCGCAAGGAGGTCGAGACCTTCTTGCAGGTGAAGGTCGAAGGCGAGGAGATCCAGCCCAAGCGGGGACGGCCGCGGCTCGAGTACGAAGCCGGCGAGACCGTTCGCGTGAAGGAAGGCCCGTTCGCCGACTTCTCCGGCGAGATCGTCGACATCAACGAGGACCAGCTCAAGGTCAAGGTGCTCGTCAACATCTTCGGTCGCGAGACGCCCGTCGAGCTCGAGTTCTCGCAGGTCGCCAAGCTCTGA
- a CDS encoding DNA-directed RNA polymerase subunit beta, translating into MSVRSKTRDRYSFGTLTEALPLPDLIAIQRESFEWFLHEGLAETFRDISPIKDFTEQLQLELFFDPEDEDLRPPPKFTVAECKEKDMTYSAPIFVKARFMNAQTGEIKEQTVFTGDFPMMTDKGTFIINGTERVVVSQLVRSPGVIFQPGERFRLRNLAKHQLVTGTIHPYRGEWIEFDVEQKPGKNPTAGTRVARKRRLSLFVLLRALGYDEENAPGFLEAFVRQFDFLEEQWEKDRELAPTQDEALVEIYKRARPGEPPSVESAKAYFRNAFFEPRRYDLSRVGRYKLNRKLGPEVEKLAQQFPMLEIDAPEADQSVLSRIEVLAACTYLLNLVQAEPGYRLDDQDHFANRRIRSVGELIQNQVRIGLSRMERVVRERMTTQDVEAITPQTLINIRPVVAAIKEFFGTSQLSQFMDQVNPLSGLNHRRRLSALGPGGLSRERAGFEVRDVHFSHYGRMCPIETPEGPNIGLIGYLSTYARVNSFGFLESPYRKVEKGRASDEVVYLAADEEEEYVVAQANTPMDDKGNFVGDRVLVRRSPQAATLGELKLQLEREVFFGATTEISSVSPEEVQMMDVSPKQIVSVATSLIPFLEHDDANRALMGANMQRQAVPLVVPEAPYIGTGIEARAAFDAADMVIAADSGVVTEVDGTQITVQYDKLGKKVFRLLKFERSNQDTCINQKPNIREGEKFAKGDILAHGPSTDNGELALGKNLLVAFLPWDGYNFEDAIILSERLVKDDVLTSIHIHEHEIDARDTKLGPEEITRDIPNLSEDILADLDERGIIRVGAEVDAGDVLVGKVTPKGETELTPEERLLRAIFGEKAREVRDTSLKVPHGEYGKVIDVRVQTRDDGHELPPGVNELVKVYVAQKRKISVGDKLAGRHGNKGVISKILPVEDMPHLEDGTAVDIILNPLGVPSRMNIGQVLEAHLGYAARWGWEQIDDVRQEVGDDPVRGTENKTRPATPASKLIATPVFDGANWDETYRAGDHPTIQQALTHLHPESPFSEYGEGGRLVRPDGKAWLYNGRTGDRFDRPVMVGYMYILKLAHLVDDKIHARSTGPYSMITQQPLGGKAQFGGQRFGEMEVWALEAYGAAYCLQELLTIKSDDVLGRVKVYEAIVKGENIPEPGIPESFKVLIKEMQALCLNVEVLAKTGEEIEMRELDEDVFRAAEELGIDLSRPERGSDEEDERRRERI; encoded by the coding sequence TTGTCCGTTCGCTCCAAGACCCGGGACCGGTATTCGTTCGGCACCCTCACCGAAGCGCTGCCACTTCCCGACCTGATCGCCATCCAGCGCGAGTCGTTCGAGTGGTTCTTGCACGAGGGCCTGGCGGAGACGTTCCGCGACATCAGCCCCATCAAGGACTTCACCGAGCAACTGCAGCTCGAGCTGTTCTTCGATCCTGAGGACGAAGATCTGCGACCGCCGCCGAAGTTCACGGTCGCGGAGTGCAAAGAGAAGGACATGACCTACTCCGCGCCGATCTTCGTGAAGGCGCGGTTCATGAACGCGCAGACCGGCGAGATCAAGGAGCAGACGGTCTTCACGGGTGACTTCCCGATGATGACCGACAAGGGCACGTTCATCATCAACGGCACCGAGCGCGTCGTCGTGTCGCAGCTCGTGCGGTCGCCGGGCGTGATCTTCCAGCCCGGTGAGCGGTTCCGCTTGCGGAACCTCGCCAAGCACCAGCTCGTCACGGGCACCATCCACCCCTACCGGGGTGAGTGGATCGAGTTCGACGTCGAGCAGAAGCCCGGCAAGAACCCCACGGCCGGTACCCGGGTCGCCCGCAAGCGCCGGCTCAGCCTGTTCGTTCTGTTGCGTGCGCTCGGCTACGACGAAGAGAACGCGCCGGGGTTCCTCGAGGCGTTCGTCCGGCAGTTCGACTTCCTCGAGGAGCAGTGGGAGAAGGACCGCGAGCTCGCCCCGACCCAGGACGAGGCGCTCGTCGAGATCTACAAGCGCGCCCGTCCGGGCGAACCGCCGTCGGTCGAGTCCGCCAAGGCGTACTTCCGCAACGCGTTCTTCGAGCCCCGGCGCTACGACCTCAGCCGCGTCGGCCGCTACAAGCTGAACCGCAAGCTCGGCCCCGAGGTCGAGAAGCTCGCGCAGCAGTTCCCGATGCTCGAGATCGACGCGCCCGAAGCCGATCAGTCCGTGCTGAGCCGCATCGAGGTCCTGGCCGCCTGCACGTACCTGCTGAACCTGGTGCAGGCCGAGCCCGGGTACCGCCTCGACGACCAAGACCACTTCGCGAACCGCCGCATCCGGTCGGTCGGCGAGCTGATCCAGAACCAGGTCCGCATCGGCCTCTCCCGCATGGAGCGGGTCGTGCGCGAGCGCATGACCACCCAAGACGTCGAGGCGATCACGCCGCAGACCCTGATCAACATCCGTCCGGTCGTGGCGGCGATCAAGGAGTTCTTCGGCACCAGCCAGCTCTCGCAGTTCATGGACCAGGTCAACCCGCTGTCGGGGCTGAACCACCGCCGACGCCTCTCGGCGCTCGGCCCAGGTGGCCTGTCTCGTGAGCGCGCCGGGTTCGAGGTCCGCGACGTGCACTTCAGCCATTACGGCCGGATGTGCCCGATCGAGACGCCGGAAGGCCCGAACATCGGTCTGATCGGCTACCTGTCGACGTACGCCAGGGTGAACAGCTTCGGGTTCCTGGAGTCGCCGTATCGCAAGGTCGAAAAGGGCAGGGCGAGCGACGAGGTCGTGTACCTCGCGGCCGACGAGGAAGAGGAGTACGTCGTCGCGCAGGCCAACACGCCGATGGACGACAAGGGCAACTTCGTCGGCGACCGGGTGCTCGTGCGCCGCTCGCCGCAGGCCGCGACGCTCGGCGAGCTGAAGCTCCAGCTCGAGCGTGAGGTGTTCTTCGGCGCCACCACCGAGATCAGCTCGGTGAGCCCTGAAGAGGTTCAGATGATGGACGTGTCGCCGAAGCAGATCGTGTCGGTGGCCACCTCGCTCATCCCGTTCCTCGAGCACGACGACGCCAACCGTGCGCTCATGGGCGCCAACATGCAGCGCCAAGCCGTGCCGCTGGTGGTGCCCGAGGCGCCGTACATCGGCACCGGCATCGAGGCGCGCGCCGCGTTCGACGCGGCCGACATGGTGATCGCGGCCGACAGCGGCGTGGTCACCGAGGTCGACGGCACCCAGATCACCGTCCAGTACGACAAGCTCGGCAAGAAGGTGTTCCGCCTCCTGAAGTTCGAGCGCTCGAACCAGGACACGTGCATCAACCAGAAGCCGAACATCCGTGAGGGCGAGAAGTTCGCCAAGGGCGACATCCTCGCCCACGGTCCCTCGACCGACAACGGTGAGCTGGCGCTCGGCAAGAACCTGCTCGTCGCGTTCTTGCCGTGGGACGGTTACAACTTCGAGGACGCGATCATCTTGTCCGAGCGGCTCGTGAAGGACGACGTGCTGACGTCGATCCACATCCACGAGCACGAGATCGACGCTCGCGACACGAAGCTCGGTCCCGAAGAGATCACCCGCGACATCCCGAACCTGAGCGAGGACATCCTCGCCGACCTCGACGAGCGCGGGATCATCCGCGTCGGCGCCGAGGTCGACGCCGGCGACGTGCTCGTCGGCAAGGTCACGCCGAAGGGCGAGACCGAGCTCACCCCCGAAGAGCGCCTGCTGCGGGCGATCTTCGGTGAGAAGGCTCGTGAGGTTCGCGACACGTCGCTCAAGGTCCCCCACGGCGAGTACGGCAAGGTCATCGACGTGCGGGTGCAGACCCGCGACGACGGCCACGAGCTGCCGCCCGGCGTCAACGAGCTGGTCAAGGTCTACGTCGCCCAGAAGCGCAAGATCAGCGTGGGCGACAAGCTGGCCGGCCGCCACGGCAACAAGGGCGTGATCTCCAAGATCCTGCCCGTCGAGGACATGCCGCACCTCGAGGACGGCACCGCGGTCGACATCATCTTGAACCCGCTCGGTGTGCCGTCCCGAATGAACATCGGCCAGGTCCTCGAGGCCCACTTGGGCTACGCGGCTCGGTGGGGATGGGAGCAGATCGACGACGTCCGCCAGGAAGTCGGCGACGACCCGGTGCGAGGCACCGAGAACAAGACCCGCCCGGCCACCCCCGCGTCGAAGCTCATCGCCACCCCGGTGTTCGACGGCGCCAACTGGGACGAGACGTACCGCGCCGGCGACCACCCCACCATCCAGCAGGCGCTCACCCACCTGCACCCCGAATCGCCCTTCTCCGAGTACGGCGAAGGTGGCCGGTTGGTCCGTCCCGACGGCAAGGCCTGGCTGTACAACGGCCGTACGGGTGACCGCTTCGACCGCCCGGTCATGGTCGGGTACATGTACATCTTGAAGCTGGCCCACCTGGTCGACGACAAGATCCACGCTCGGTCGACCGGCCCGTACTCGATGATCACCCAGCAGCCGCTCGGCGGTAAGGCCCAGTTCGGTGGCCAGCGCTTCGGTGAGATGGAGGTGTGGGCGCTCGAGGCCTACGGCGCGGCGTACTGCTTGCAGGAGCTGCTGACCATCAAGTCCGACGACGTGCTCGGCCGCGTGAAGGTCTATGAGGCGATCGTGAAGGGCGAGAACATCCCCGAGCCCGGCATCCCCGAGAGCTTCAAGGTGCTCATCAAGGAGATGCAGGCCTTGTGCCTCAACGTCGAGGTCCTCGCCAAGACCGGCGAAGAGATCGAGATGCGTGAGCTCGACGAAGACGTGTTCCGTGCCGCCGAGGAGCTCGGCATCGACCTTTCCCGTCCGGAGCGCGGCTCCGACGAAGAGGACGAGCGCCGGCGCGAGCGCATCTAG
- the rplJ gene encoding 50S ribosomal protein L10 yields the protein MDNPRADKVAVVDEVRQKLDDADAALLTEYRGLSVAALAELRRSLSNAGGEYKIYKNTLVRLAAQAHGLELDELLTGPTAIAFVGARPDGSPGDAVTVAKALRDFARANPALLVKGGLLGDKVLSEADAKALADVAPREELLARLAGGLAAPMVQFAGLLQALPRNFAYGLRALVDQGGAPGAPAPEPAAEAPDEPAATDEAEPAAPAADEADAAPAAQADDAAAAAVDETPAAEAADDTSAAEAADTNAATSAADTEAQES from the coding sequence ATGGACAACCCGAGAGCCGACAAGGTCGCCGTGGTCGACGAAGTGCGCCAGAAGCTCGACGACGCCGACGCGGCGTTGCTCACCGAGTACCGCGGCCTGAGCGTCGCGGCGCTGGCCGAGCTGCGGCGGTCGCTGTCCAACGCAGGCGGCGAGTACAAGATCTACAAGAACACGCTGGTCCGCCTCGCGGCGCAAGCGCATGGCCTGGAGCTCGACGAGCTGCTGACCGGCCCGACGGCCATCGCGTTTGTCGGCGCCCGGCCGGACGGCTCGCCTGGCGACGCGGTCACCGTGGCCAAGGCGCTGCGCGACTTCGCTCGTGCCAACCCGGCGCTGCTCGTCAAGGGCGGCTTGCTCGGCGACAAGGTGCTGAGCGAGGCCGACGCCAAGGCGCTGGCCGATGTCGCGCCCCGCGAGGAGCTGCTCGCCCGCCTGGCTGGTGGACTGGCGGCACCGATGGTGCAGTTCGCCGGCCTGCTCCAGGCCCTGCCGCGCAACTTCGCGTACGGCCTGCGTGCGCTGGTCGACCAGGGTGGTGCACCGGGCGCGCCGGCGCCGGAGCCCGCGGCGGAAGCCCCCGACGAGCCGGCCGCCACCGACGAAGCCGAGCCCGCCGCACCTGCGGCGGATGAGGCCGACGCCGCACCTGCGGCACAAGCCGACGACGCAGCGGCAGCTGCTGTCGACGAGACCCCGGCGGCCGAGGCTGCCGACGACACCTCTGCGGCCGAGGCCGCGGACACGAACGCGGCCACCTCAGCCGCCGACACTGAAGCACAGGAGAGCTGA
- the secE gene encoding preprotein translocase subunit SecE has product MNRETKRMLQRQGSIDAEGQPTRQRRPAPTPRPKEARQNPIAWSRTFSHEVVAEMKKVVWPSKQEVINFSIIVFIVIVVLTAMIGGLDYGFTRAALKVFK; this is encoded by the coding sequence ATGAACCGCGAAACCAAGCGCATGCTCCAGCGTCAAGGCTCGATCGACGCGGAGGGCCAACCGACCCGTCAGCGCCGCCCCGCGCCCACGCCACGCCCCAAGGAAGCCCGCCAGAACCCGATCGCCTGGTCTCGGACCTTCAGCCACGAGGTCGTGGCGGAGATGAAGAAGGTCGTGTGGCCTTCCAAGCAAGAGGTCATCAACTTCTCGATCATCGTGTTCATCGTGATCGTGGTGCTCACCGCCATGATCGGTGGCCTCGACTACGGCTTCACCCGCGCTGCCCTGAAAGTCTTCAAATGA
- the tuf gene encoding elongation factor Tu (EF-Tu; promotes GTP-dependent binding of aminoacyl-tRNA to the A-site of ribosomes during protein biosynthesis; when the tRNA anticodon matches the mRNA codon, GTP hydrolysis results; the inactive EF-Tu-GDP leaves the ribosome and release of GDP is promoted by elongation factor Ts; many prokaryotes have two copies of the gene encoding EF-Tu), which yields CMPGDNTEMTVELIHPIAMDEGLRFAIREGGRTVGAGRVTKIIN from the coding sequence GTGCATGCCGGGTGACAACACGGAGATGACCGTGGAGTTGATCCACCCGATCGCGATGGACGAGGGGCTTCGTTTCGCGATCCGCGAGGGTGGCCGCACGGTCGGCGCCGGCCGCGTCACCAAGATCATCAACTAG
- a CDS encoding sigma-70 family RNA polymerase sigma factor, whose translation MPEELDELVARARDGDQLAFEELVRRTHRETYTLALRLLGDEEDARDVTQETYLRAYRGLKRFRGDAQFSTWLYRITANCASTQLGKRQRHRHAELNDDQGVVDLRPEVDPELRADTASLRAELREALAALPPKLRAVVVLRDIYDLPHESIAAELGISESAAKVRLHRARRKLREHLFPLPGDAGESHEEHRHAV comes from the coding sequence ATGCCCGAAGAACTGGACGAGTTGGTCGCGCGGGCACGTGATGGCGACCAGCTCGCGTTCGAGGAGTTGGTGCGGCGGACGCACCGGGAGACCTACACGCTGGCTCTCCGCCTCCTCGGCGACGAGGAGGATGCACGCGACGTGACCCAGGAGACCTACCTCCGGGCGTACCGAGGGCTCAAGCGCTTCCGTGGCGACGCGCAGTTCTCGACGTGGCTGTACCGCATCACGGCGAACTGTGCCTCGACGCAACTGGGCAAGCGCCAGCGTCACCGCCATGCCGAGCTCAACGACGATCAGGGCGTTGTCGATCTGCGTCCCGAGGTCGACCCCGAGTTGCGGGCCGACACCGCGTCGTTGCGTGCTGAGCTCCGCGAAGCGCTCGCTGCGCTCCCGCCCAAGCTGCGGGCCGTGGTGGTTCTTCGCGACATCTACGACTTGCCGCACGAATCGATTGCCGCGGAGCTCGGGATCAGTGAGTCCGCCGCCAAAGTGCGGCTCCACCGGGCGCGGCGCAAGCTGCGCGAGCACCTGTTCCCGCTCCCCGGCGACGCCGGCGAGTCGCACGAGGAGCACCGCCATGCAGTGTGA
- the rplA gene encoding 50S ribosomal protein L1 encodes MAHGKKYVDGAKRFDREHLHSGVEAVDLVRSLASAKFDETVELSVRLGVDPRKADQMVRGTVALPSGTGKDVRVAVFAAGDKAAEAREAGADHVGADDLVAQVEGGMLDFDVAIATPDLMPQVGKLGRALGPRGLMPNPKTGTVTTDVGRAVGEFKGGRVEYRTDRYGNVHVPVGKVSFDGDQLQANVLAVIDELKKVKPASAKGRYLRRISLSSTMGPGVKVDPARLTPDVEAPA; translated from the coding sequence ATGGCGCATGGAAAGAAGTACGTCGACGGGGCCAAGCGGTTCGATCGCGAGCACCTGCACTCCGGGGTCGAGGCCGTCGATCTCGTCCGCAGCCTGGCATCGGCGAAGTTCGACGAGACGGTCGAGCTGTCGGTCCGCCTGGGCGTCGACCCCCGCAAGGCCGACCAGATGGTCCGCGGCACGGTCGCGTTGCCGTCGGGCACCGGCAAGGACGTGCGGGTCGCCGTCTTCGCCGCTGGCGACAAAGCGGCCGAGGCGCGCGAGGCCGGCGCCGACCACGTGGGCGCCGACGACCTGGTCGCCCAAGTGGAGGGCGGGATGCTCGACTTCGACGTGGCCATCGCGACGCCGGACCTCATGCCGCAGGTCGGCAAGCTCGGCCGGGCGCTCGGTCCCCGCGGCCTGATGCCGAACCCCAAGACCGGCACGGTGACCACCGACGTGGGCAGGGCCGTCGGCGAGTTCAAGGGCGGCCGCGTCGAGTACCGGACCGACCGCTACGGCAACGTGCACGTCCCGGTCGGCAAGGTGTCCTTCGACGGCGACCAGCTCCAGGCGAACGTGCTCGCGGTGATCGATGAGCTCAAGAAGGTCAAGCCCGCCTCGGCCAAGGGGCGCTACCTGCGACGCATTTCGCTCAGCTCCACAATGGGCCCCGGCGTCAAGGTCGACCCGGCTCGCCTGACGCCGGACGTCGAAGCCCCGGCCTGA
- the rplK gene encoding 50S ribosomal protein L11 — translation MAKKKVAAVVKIQIPAGQATPAPPVGTALGPHGVAIMDFCKAYNAATENQRGTIVPVEITIFEDRSFTFILKTPPTAVLLREAAGIAKGSQNPGKEGAGSVPESKIEEIAKIKMPDLNANDLDAAKQTVRGTARSMGLEVG, via the coding sequence ATGGCCAAGAAGAAGGTCGCGGCCGTCGTCAAGATCCAGATCCCCGCGGGCCAGGCCACGCCGGCCCCGCCGGTCGGTACCGCCCTCGGCCCGCACGGCGTGGCGATCATGGACTTCTGCAAGGCGTACAACGCCGCCACGGAGAACCAGCGAGGCACGATCGTGCCGGTCGAGATCACCATCTTCGAAGACCGGTCCTTCACCTTCATCTTGAAGACCCCGCCGACCGCGGTGCTGTTGCGCGAAGCGGCCGGGATCGCCAAGGGCTCGCAGAACCCGGGCAAGGAAGGCGCGGGCTCGGTGCCCGAGTCCAAGATCGAAGAGATCGCCAAGATCAAGATGCCCGACCTCAACGCCAACGACCTCGACGCTGCCAAGCAGACCGTCCGCGGCACAGCCCGCTCCATGGGCCTCGAAGTCGGCTAG
- the rplL gene encoding 50S ribosomal protein L7/L12 produces MATKEEILDSIANMTVLELSELLSEFEEKFGVTAAAPVAAVAAAPAAGGGDAGGGEDEKDEFDVILTAAGDKKIGVIKEVRSLTSLGLKEAKELVDNAPKPVLEKASKEDAEKAKEALEAAGATVELK; encoded by the coding sequence ATGGCCACCAAGGAAGAGATCCTCGACTCCATCGCCAACATGACCGTCCTCGAGCTGAGCGAGCTGCTCAGCGAGTTCGAGGAGAAGTTCGGTGTCACTGCTGCCGCACCGGTCGCCGCGGTTGCGGCTGCTCCGGCTGCCGGTGGCGGCGACGCAGGTGGCGGCGAAGACGAAAAGGACGAGTTCGACGTCATCCTCACCGCTGCCGGTGACAAGAAGATCGGCGTCATCAAGGAGGTGCGCTCGCTGACCAGCCTGGGCCTGAAGGAGGCCAAGGAGCTGGTCGACAACGCGCCGAAGCCGGTCCTCGAGAAGGCATCGAAGGAAGACGCCGAGAAGGCGAAGGAGGCCCTCGAGGCCGCTGGCGCCACCGTCGAGCTCAAGTAG
- the rpmG gene encoding 50S ribosomal protein L33, with the protein MARNDKRVHVTLECTDCKRRNYITVKNKLNDRERLELKKYCRWDKRHTVHKETR; encoded by the coding sequence ATGGCACGAAACGACAAGCGGGTGCACGTCACGCTCGAGTGCACCGACTGCAAGCGTCGCAACTACATCACCGTCAAGAACAAGCTCAACGACCGCGAGCGTCTCGAGCTGAAGAAGTACTGTCGGTGGGACAAGCGCCACACCGTGCACAAGGAGACCCGCTGA